From Aestuariirhabdus haliotis, the proteins below share one genomic window:
- a CDS encoding hydroxyacid-oxoacid transhydrogenase yields the protein MSGEPRKEHIFTMDTSSIKFGAGATREIGEDMKNLGARRVMVVTDPNLTSNPAVLTVMESLQAAGLDAVLFDQTSVEPTDVSFKEAIAFASAGNFDGYVGVGGGSSMDTVKAANLYATYPAELLEYVNPPIGKGTPVPGPLKPMICVPTTAGTGSETTGVAIFDLLEMEAKTGIAHRALRPIMGIIDPDNTKTMPPMVAACTALDQFSHAIESITALPYHQRPAPESPALRPAYQGANPISHIWACKTLEMIASNLVRVTRDPTDEEARGQIMLAATYAGIGFGNSGVHLPHGMSYPVAGMVKDYRPEGYVTDHPTVPHGMAVVLNAPAVFRFTAETNPQLHLHCAELMGTDVQDAAPEDAGEVLSNAIVKMIRDCGLPNGLSGVGYGPDDVDKLVAGTLPQHRVTKLSPRPASAEDLKQLFLDSMKLW from the coding sequence ATGAGTGGCGAACCGCGCAAAGAGCATATCTTCACTATGGACACTTCGAGCATCAAGTTCGGTGCCGGTGCTACCCGCGAGATTGGTGAAGATATGAAAAACCTCGGCGCTCGACGCGTTATGGTCGTCACCGACCCCAACCTGACATCCAACCCCGCAGTGCTTACTGTCATGGAATCTCTGCAGGCTGCCGGGCTCGACGCGGTGTTATTCGACCAAACCAGTGTCGAGCCTACGGATGTCTCTTTTAAAGAAGCGATCGCCTTTGCCAGTGCCGGTAACTTCGATGGTTACGTCGGGGTCGGTGGCGGTTCCAGCATGGACACCGTCAAAGCCGCTAACCTGTATGCAACCTACCCTGCCGAACTGCTCGAATACGTCAACCCGCCCATCGGCAAGGGCACTCCGGTTCCCGGACCACTGAAACCCATGATCTGCGTGCCGACCACCGCCGGCACCGGCAGCGAAACCACCGGCGTCGCGATCTTCGATCTGTTGGAGATGGAAGCCAAGACCGGCATTGCCCACCGTGCCCTGCGCCCGATCATGGGTATTATCGACCCCGACAACACCAAAACCATGCCCCCCATGGTGGCGGCCTGTACCGCGCTGGATCAGTTCAGCCATGCCATCGAATCCATTACCGCGCTGCCGTATCACCAACGCCCCGCGCCCGAGTCCCCGGCACTGCGTCCGGCCTATCAGGGTGCCAACCCCATCAGCCATATCTGGGCCTGCAAAACTCTGGAGATGATCGCCAGCAACCTGGTGCGCGTCACCCGGGACCCTACCGACGAAGAGGCCCGTGGCCAGATTATGCTCGCCGCCACCTACGCCGGTATCGGTTTCGGTAACTCCGGTGTGCACCTGCCCCATGGCATGTCCTATCCAGTCGCCGGGATGGTGAAAGATTACCGGCCCGAAGGATACGTAACCGATCATCCTACCGTGCCCCATGGCATGGCGGTGGTGCTCAACGCCCCTGCTGTATTTCGCTTCACGGCTGAAACCAACCCGCAACTGCACCTGCATTGCGCCGAGTTGATGGGCACGGATGTGCAAGACGCTGCGCCGGAAGATGCCGGTGAGGTGCTATCCAACGCCATCGTCAAAATGATTCGCGATTGCGGCCTGCCCAATGGCCTTTCTGGCGTGGGTTATGGACCGGACGATGTCGACAAACTGGTCGCAGGCACTTTACCCCAACATCGTGTCACCAAACTATCACCACGCCCTGCATCTGCTGAGGATCTTAAGCAGCTGTTCCTGGATTCAATGAAGTTATGGTAG
- a CDS encoding Re/Si-specific NAD(P)(+) transhydrogenase subunit alpha produces MAVSVAVPKEIKEGERRVAIVPEVASRLQQLGAELILQAGAGASVGHADELFEGATFYKDPKKVLSSAQVLLKVLPPTPQEVAMMDKGTVCVSFMAPFENDEGIVAMKERGITSFAMELIPRISRAQSMDALTSQASLAGYKAVLMAASISGKFFPMLTTAAGTIRPSKVLVIGAGVAGLQAIATARRLGAIVEAYDVRSAAREQVESLGARFVDTGVSADGLGGYARELTDEEKKRQQEVLAERVAASDVVITTAAIPGRASPMIISREMVESMHACSVIVDMAAEGGGNCELTRPDEQVEHNGVTVYGPLGVPSMLAIHASEMYAKNLLNFCKLIINEGELSIDWEDQVLAESCLTHDGEIRFEAARERIEGEQS; encoded by the coding sequence ATGGCGGTATCGGTAGCTGTACCCAAGGAGATTAAAGAGGGGGAGCGTCGCGTCGCGATTGTTCCGGAGGTGGCTTCACGGTTGCAACAGCTCGGGGCCGAGCTGATTTTGCAGGCGGGCGCAGGGGCATCGGTGGGGCACGCGGATGAACTCTTCGAAGGTGCCACCTTCTATAAAGACCCCAAGAAGGTGTTGTCATCGGCACAGGTGCTGCTGAAGGTGTTGCCGCCTACCCCGCAAGAGGTGGCAATGATGGACAAGGGCACGGTTTGTGTCAGTTTTATGGCCCCCTTTGAAAACGATGAAGGCATTGTGGCCATGAAAGAGCGAGGAATTACCTCCTTTGCCATGGAGCTGATACCGCGTATCTCACGCGCCCAGTCTATGGACGCACTGACCTCCCAGGCCTCGTTGGCAGGCTATAAAGCCGTGCTGATGGCGGCTTCTATTTCGGGTAAGTTTTTCCCTATGCTGACCACGGCAGCCGGTACCATTCGACCATCCAAGGTGTTGGTTATCGGTGCCGGTGTGGCAGGACTGCAAGCGATCGCTACCGCTCGTCGACTCGGGGCCATTGTTGAGGCTTACGATGTGCGCTCGGCGGCGCGGGAGCAGGTGGAGTCTCTGGGGGCTCGCTTTGTTGATACCGGTGTCTCGGCCGATGGTCTCGGCGGTTATGCCCGTGAGTTGACTGACGAAGAGAAGAAGCGTCAGCAGGAAGTCTTGGCCGAACGGGTGGCGGCTTCCGATGTGGTGATTACCACGGCGGCTATTCCCGGGCGCGCATCGCCCATGATTATTTCAAGGGAGATGGTGGAATCGATGCACGCCTGTTCGGTGATTGTCGATATGGCGGCCGAAGGCGGCGGTAACTGCGAACTGACCAGACCGGATGAGCAAGTTGAGCATAACGGCGTGACGGTTTATGGACCCCTTGGCGTGCCCAGTATGCTGGCGATTCATGCCAGTGAGATGTACGCCAAGAACCTGCTCAACTTCTGCAAATTGATCATCAATGAAGGTGAGCTGTCGATCGACTGGGAGGATCAGGTGTTGGCGGAAAGCTGC